Proteins encoded by one window of Pseudomonas sp. PSKL.D1:
- a CDS encoding O-antigen ligase family protein has translation MSADVSVRSPSRQVARVINSYILPLGWLVILTGMFWAWDRTLYHKLFYVLLAAPTLVALLLQPRMLKDLANNPLFMAFLVFSAYTMLTIAWSDTENSVGSLLKRPLYITMLLLSAGIIALHASVTLTQCVRLAALVAATAAGISLIYFVAVLLPAGAMRLDGFGALYNPLLTAHVLGAFAAVWLVFWFQGQRALNPVALACLFVLGAAILATGSRTPLVGLSAALGWLLIVGDRRRGLLAVGTIAIAVVAVALVYPEAITQRGVSYRPAIWMESLRQIGEHPWFGHGYDTAMTVVVPGMERTLADPHNIELGVLYAGGVVGLVLWMALYGLAMYFCWAYRKHPGVVLAGAWLVFGFASGLTEGNAFMSRPKEHWFLIWIPMALVYGQWLALGKRGQAV, from the coding sequence ATGTCCGCCGATGTATCCGTAAGGTCTCCGTCACGTCAGGTGGCGCGCGTCATCAACAGCTATATCCTGCCGCTGGGCTGGTTGGTCATCCTCACAGGCATGTTCTGGGCCTGGGACCGTACCCTGTACCACAAGCTGTTTTATGTGTTGCTGGCGGCCCCGACCCTGGTGGCGCTGTTGCTGCAACCCAGAATGCTCAAAGACCTGGCGAACAACCCCTTGTTCATGGCCTTTCTTGTGTTCAGTGCCTACACGATGCTGACCATTGCCTGGTCCGACACTGAAAACTCAGTGGGCAGTTTGCTGAAGCGGCCGTTGTACATCACCATGCTGCTGCTTTCGGCGGGGATCATCGCCCTGCATGCCTCGGTCACCCTTACCCAGTGCGTGCGCCTGGCAGCGTTGGTGGCAGCAACGGCGGCGGGTATTTCGCTCATCTACTTCGTGGCTGTTTTGCTGCCTGCGGGTGCCATGCGCCTGGACGGTTTTGGCGCGTTGTACAACCCATTGCTCACGGCGCATGTGCTGGGGGCGTTCGCGGCGGTGTGGTTGGTGTTCTGGTTTCAGGGCCAGCGTGCGCTGAACCCGGTTGCGCTGGCCTGCCTGTTTGTACTGGGCGCCGCCATTTTGGCAACGGGCTCCAGAACCCCGCTGGTCGGCCTGTCGGCTGCACTGGGATGGTTGCTGATCGTGGGTGATCGCCGGCGTGGTTTGCTTGCTGTCGGCACCATTGCCATTGCAGTGGTTGCCGTGGCGTTGGTCTACCCCGAAGCCATCACCCAGCGTGGCGTGTCCTATCGCCCTGCCATCTGGATGGAATCGCTGCGCCAGATAGGTGAGCACCCTTGGTTTGGCCATGGCTACGACACGGCCATGACGGTGGTGGTACCGGGGATGGAGCGCACACTGGCCGACCCGCACAACATCGAGTTGGGTGTGCTGTATGCAGGTGGGGTTGTTGGTTTGGTGTTGTGGATGGCCTTGTATGGGTTGGCCATGTACTTCTGCTGGGCCTATCGCAAGCACCCGGGTGTGGTGCTTGCGGGTGCCTGGCTGGTCTTCGGTTTTGCCTCGGGCCTTACAGAGGGCAATGCCTTCATGTCACGCCCCAAGGAGCATTGGTTCCTGATCTGGATCCCGATGGCCCTGGTGTATGGCCAATGGTTGGCCCTCGGCAAACGAGGGCAAGCCGTTTAA
- a CDS encoding ComEA family DNA-binding protein: MRNTVLNYLLLPLFAGISFAVHATPEAVKEPVPVVSQMEAADARLNLNTADAATLQRELNGIGKAKAEAIVAYREAHGPFQTVDELLEIKGIGNALLERNRAKVMVE; the protein is encoded by the coding sequence ATGCGCAATACCGTACTCAATTACCTGCTGTTGCCGTTGTTCGCGGGGATTTCGTTTGCCGTGCATGCCACGCCAGAGGCGGTGAAGGAGCCGGTGCCGGTGGTAAGCCAGATGGAGGCAGCGGATGCTCGGCTTAACCTGAACACGGCCGATGCGGCAACCTTGCAGCGGGAGCTCAACGGCATCGGCAAGGCCAAGGCCGAAGCGATCGTGGCTTACCGCGAGGCTCACGGGCCGTTTCAAACGGTGGATGAATTGCTGGAGATAAAGGGGATTGGCAACGCATTACTGGAACGTAACCGCGCCAAGGTGATGGTGGAGTAA
- a CDS encoding DUF2897 family protein, with product MPWYAWLILIIALGSIVGGLMMLRDTAKKLPLTEEQLRKVHERNAEADAKDAQDR from the coding sequence ATGCCCTGGTATGCCTGGCTGATACTGATAATAGCCCTCGGCTCGATTGTCGGCGGGTTGATGATGCTGCGGGACACGGCCAAAAAGCTGCCGCTGACCGAAGAGCAATTGCGCAAGGTGCATGAACGTAACGCCGAGGCCGATGCCAAGGATGCGCAAGACCGTTGA
- a CDS encoding ABC transporter permease, protein MSSTGNKKGWRLALAMVVLPMILAGVYYGVFAVDRFVSSAQVVVRQDGNNQGAQVPGLATLLTGANPASREETLYLREYITSMDMMLLLENKLHWIEQYAAQRSDVFFWLDKDAPREDLLEYYQRMVSAHYDETTGLLRVEVQAFTPELSEQILRVILQASEHFVNEVSHNIAREQMKFAQGELENARQNYAKRKTQLLTFQNDNKVLDGGNTAQSRATIIADLEGQYTKEQAALTEISFKLRADAPQVRQQKQKVEAITQQLAKEKRLLVSSPQGSQLNVVASRYQQLTLDAGIAEETYKTAVAALDNARIEASKKIRTLVTVVSPNTPQLALYPERWYNLATILLGLLMLYGITRFILASIEDHRD, encoded by the coding sequence ATGAGCAGTACGGGTAACAAGAAGGGCTGGCGCCTGGCGTTGGCCATGGTGGTCCTGCCAATGATCCTGGCGGGCGTTTACTACGGCGTGTTTGCCGTTGACCGTTTTGTAAGCTCCGCCCAGGTGGTGGTGCGCCAGGACGGCAACAACCAGGGCGCCCAGGTGCCCGGCCTGGCCACCCTGCTGACCGGCGCCAACCCCGCCTCGCGTGAAGAAACCCTGTACCTGCGCGAATACATCACGTCGATGGACATGATGCTGCTGCTGGAAAACAAACTGCACTGGATTGAGCAATACGCCGCCCAGCGCAGCGACGTGTTCTTCTGGCTGGACAAAGACGCCCCGCGCGAAGACCTGCTTGAGTACTACCAGCGCATGGTCAGCGCCCACTACGACGAAACCACCGGCCTGCTGCGTGTAGAGGTGCAAGCCTTTACCCCGGAGCTTTCCGAGCAGATTTTGCGCGTAATCCTGCAGGCCAGTGAGCACTTCGTGAACGAAGTGAGCCACAACATTGCCCGCGAGCAAATGAAGTTTGCCCAAGGCGAACTGGAAAACGCCCGCCAGAACTACGCCAAGCGCAAAACCCAGCTGCTGACCTTCCAGAACGACAACAAGGTACTGGACGGCGGCAACACCGCGCAAAGCCGCGCCACCATCATTGCCGACCTTGAAGGCCAGTACACCAAAGAGCAGGCCGCCCTGACCGAAATCAGCTTCAAGCTGCGCGCCGATGCACCACAAGTGCGCCAGCAAAAGCAAAAGGTAGAGGCCATTACCCAACAGCTGGCCAAAGAAAAACGCCTGCTGGTGTCGTCGCCGCAAGGTTCGCAGCTGAACGTGGTTGCCTCGCGCTACCAGCAGCTCACCCTGGACGCCGGCATTGCCGAAGAAACCTACAAAACCGCCGTGGCCGCGCTGGACAACGCCCGCATCGAAGCGAGCAAAAAAATCCGCACGCTGGTCACCGTGGTTAGCCCCAACACCCCGCAACTGGCCCTGTACCCAGAGCGTTGGTACAACCTGGCAACCATTTTGCTGGGCCTGCTGATGCTGTACGGCATCACCCGCTTCATTCTGGCTTCGATCGAGGATCATCGTGATTAA
- a CDS encoding MFS transporter, protein MLKLAFALCLITLAVNLQAPLYTAYADLSGHGAAATAVAFSAYVLGVLPVLLALGGLADRVGRRPLICAALVLSMVATSLTLLVPSLQTLAFARLLLGLGTGLATATATAYMGELMGEGSVARAANWVTASTSLGFGLGAALTSLFLLPGPSLTPGSLPLHLLLAIAALLLVWRLPDPRPKQRSPMLRLPCYPRGSLPYGLAILLAWACTGLVIALLPGILRQHGMSEWSGFSTFCVTSCGLLFQPLARRMHRVKAVLLGLAILPCSYGLLAWGADQGQLALVLLGAVAASSACYGFIYLGGLAAVNELAGSEKTRGSAGFFLLAYLGFSLPVIVTGVLSDRLGTQMALLLFGGVLLLGCVAVALGLMVAGRASSRMNPLLQESSL, encoded by the coding sequence ATGCTCAAACTGGCCTTCGCCCTGTGCCTGATCACCTTGGCCGTCAACCTGCAGGCCCCGCTGTACACCGCCTACGCCGACCTGTCCGGCCACGGCGCCGCCGCCACCGCGGTGGCCTTCTCCGCTTACGTACTGGGCGTACTGCCCGTATTGCTGGCCCTGGGCGGCCTGGCCGACCGCGTTGGCCGGCGCCCGCTGATTTGCGCCGCGCTGGTGCTGTCGATGGTCGCCACCAGCCTTACCCTGCTCGTGCCCAGCCTGCAAACACTAGCGTTCGCCCGCCTGCTGCTGGGCCTGGGCACCGGCCTTGCCACCGCCACCGCAACGGCCTACATGGGCGAGCTGATGGGCGAAGGCAGCGTCGCCCGCGCCGCCAACTGGGTTACCGCCAGCACCTCGCTGGGCTTTGGCCTGGGCGCTGCGCTGACCAGCCTGTTTTTGCTGCCAGGCCCCAGCCTGACGCCTGGCAGCCTGCCCTTGCACCTGCTGCTGGCCATTGCCGCGCTGCTGTTGGTGTGGCGGCTGCCCGACCCACGCCCCAAACAGCGCAGTCCCATGCTGCGCCTGCCCTGCTACCCGCGTGGCAGCCTGCCGTACGGGCTGGCCATTTTGCTGGCGTGGGCCTGCACCGGGCTAGTCATTGCCCTGCTGCCCGGCATCTTGCGCCAGCATGGCATGAGTGAATGGTCAGGGTTTTCGACCTTTTGCGTCACCAGTTGCGGGTTGCTGTTCCAGCCGCTTGCCCGGCGCATGCACCGGGTGAAGGCGGTGCTGCTGGGGTTGGCGATTTTGCCGTGCAGTTACGGGCTGTTGGCCTGGGGGGCGGATCAGGGGCAGTTGGCCCTGGTGTTGCTGGGCGCGGTGGCGGCCAGCAGCGCTTGCTATGGGTTTATCTACCTGGGGGGGCTGGCAGCGGTGAACGAGCTGGCGGGCAGTGAAAAAACGCGGGGCAGTGCCGGGTTCTTTCTGCTGGCGTATCTGGGGTTCAGCTTGCCGGTGATTGTGACGGGGGTGTTGAGTGACCGGTTGGGGACGCAGATGGCGCTGCTGCTGTTTGGCGGGGTTTTGCTGCTGGGGTGTGTGGCGGTTGCTTTGGGATTGATGGTGGCTGGGCGGGCCTCATCGCGGATGAATCCGCTCCTACAGGAGTCCAGCCTGTAG
- a CDS encoding glycosyltransferase family 2 protein, with product MPAPSHEVTDTPLVTVIIASYNHARYIEASINSVLNQTYKHIELLVIDDGSKDDSPAVLKRLQAQHGFDLHFQANQGLARTLNDAIARAKGSLIVPFGSDDIMLPHRIATQVAYMNGKPEVGVCSANIETIDQDGKVMGAREQRGRNLPFRRLDFDDLFLDRKPGPMAATLMLRREALEKVGGFNADIRLEDVYIELSIARAGYFIDVLGEVLAQYRDHPTNTFKNGRFMVDNVLRTLAVFQDHPQYEQVCMKFRNSMMLKYANRDKALARELLGAIPLKYWNRKTLRGIWRLISS from the coding sequence ATGCCTGCTCCGAGTCACGAAGTTACCGACACTCCGCTGGTAACAGTGATCATCGCATCCTACAACCACGCACGTTACATCGAGGCCAGCATCAACAGCGTCCTCAACCAGACCTACAAGCACATCGAACTGCTGGTGATTGACGACGGCTCGAAAGACGATAGCCCCGCCGTGCTCAAGCGCCTGCAGGCGCAACACGGGTTCGACCTGCACTTTCAGGCCAACCAGGGCCTGGCCCGCACACTCAATGACGCGATCGCCCGCGCCAAGGGCAGCCTGATCGTGCCGTTCGGCTCCGATGACATCATGCTGCCCCACCGTATTGCCACCCAGGTGGCGTACATGAACGGCAAGCCCGAAGTGGGCGTTTGCTCGGCCAACATCGAAACCATCGACCAGGATGGCAAGGTGATGGGCGCACGCGAGCAGCGTGGCCGCAACTTGCCGTTCCGCCGCCTGGACTTCGATGACTTGTTCCTGGACCGCAAGCCGGGCCCCATGGCTGCAACCCTGATGCTGCGCCGCGAAGCGCTGGAGAAAGTGGGCGGCTTCAATGCCGACATCCGCCTGGAAGACGTGTATATCGAACTGTCGATCGCACGGGCCGGCTACTTCATCGATGTGCTGGGTGAGGTGCTGGCGCAATACCGCGACCATCCCACCAACACCTTCAAAAACGGCCGTTTCATGGTGGATAACGTGCTGCGAACCCTGGCCGTGTTCCAGGACCACCCGCAGTACGAACAGGTGTGCATGAAGTTTCGTAACTCCATGATGCTGAAGTACGCCAACCGCGACAAAGCCCTGGCCCGGGAATTACTGGGGGCAATCCCCCTCAAGTACTGGAACCGTAAGACCTTGCGCGGTATCTGGCGGCTGATCAGCTCTTAA
- the pyrF gene encoding orotidine-5'-phosphate decarboxylase, with protein sequence MSACQTPLIVALDFPTREAALQLADQLDPALCRVKVGKELFTSSASGIVETLCAKGFEVFLDLKFHDIPNTTAMAVKAAAEMGVWMVNVHCSGGLRMMAACREELAKRSGPQPLLIGVTVLTSMEREDLAGIGLDVDPQEQVLRLAALAQKAGMDGLVCSALEAPALKAAHPSLQLVTPGIRPAGSAQDDQRRILTPRQALDAGSDYLVIGRPISQAADPAKALAAVVAEIQG encoded by the coding sequence ATGTCCGCCTGCCAGACGCCCCTGATCGTCGCCCTGGATTTTCCTACCCGTGAAGCCGCCCTGCAACTGGCCGACCAGCTCGACCCTGCCCTGTGCCGGGTAAAGGTGGGCAAGGAGCTGTTCACCAGCAGCGCGTCGGGCATTGTCGAAACCCTGTGCGCCAAGGGCTTCGAGGTGTTTCTGGACCTTAAATTCCACGACATCCCCAACACCACCGCCATGGCGGTTAAGGCCGCGGCCGAAATGGGCGTGTGGATGGTCAACGTGCACTGCTCCGGCGGCCTGCGCATGATGGCGGCGTGCCGTGAAGAGCTGGCCAAGCGCAGCGGCCCGCAGCCGTTGCTGATTGGCGTGACCGTGCTTACCAGCATGGAGCGTGAAGACCTGGCCGGCATTGGCCTGGATGTAGACCCACAAGAGCAGGTGCTGCGCCTGGCGGCACTGGCCCAGAAGGCGGGCATGGACGGGTTGGTGTGCTCGGCCCTGGAGGCACCGGCGCTCAAAGCCGCGCACCCGTCGCTGCAGCTGGTTACCCCAGGCATCCGCCCGGCAGGCAGCGCCCAGGACGATCAGCGCCGTATCCTCACCCCACGCCAGGCTCTGGACGCTGGCTCGGATTACCTGGTAATCGGGCGCCCGATCAGCCAGGCAGCAGACCCTGCCAAGGCACTGGCGGCGGTAGTGGCCGAGATCCAGGGCTGA
- the kdsA gene encoding 3-deoxy-8-phosphooctulonate synthase — MIKITPTIECSNTAPFVLFGGINVLESEDLALKACEEYVRVTQKLGIPYVFKASFDKANRSSIHSYRGPGMEEGLRIFEKVKATFGVPIITDVHEIHQCAPVAEVVDVLQLPAFLARQTDLVVALAKTGKPVNIKKPQFLSPSQMQNIVHKFNEAGNDQLILCDRGTCMGYDNLVVDMLGFGVMKKTCNNLPIIFDVTHALQNRDPSGAASGGRREQVVDLARAGMAVGLAGLFLEAHPNPDQAKCDGPSALPLDKLEPFLAQIKALDDLVKGFQPLVIA; from the coding sequence ATGATCAAGATCACCCCGACCATCGAGTGCTCCAACACCGCCCCGTTCGTACTGTTCGGCGGCATCAACGTACTCGAGTCCGAAGACCTCGCCCTCAAGGCCTGCGAAGAATACGTGCGCGTCACCCAGAAGCTGGGCATCCCCTACGTGTTCAAGGCCAGCTTCGACAAGGCCAACCGCTCGTCCATCCACTCCTACCGTGGCCCGGGCATGGAAGAAGGCCTGCGCATCTTCGAAAAGGTTAAAGCCACCTTCGGCGTCCCGATCATCACCGACGTGCACGAAATCCACCAGTGCGCCCCGGTGGCCGAAGTGGTCGACGTGCTGCAACTGCCCGCCTTCCTGGCCCGCCAGACCGACCTGGTCGTAGCCCTGGCCAAAACCGGCAAGCCGGTGAACATCAAGAAGCCGCAGTTCCTCAGCCCGTCGCAAATGCAAAACATCGTGCACAAGTTCAACGAAGCCGGTAACGACCAGCTGATTCTGTGCGACCGCGGCACCTGCATGGGCTACGACAACCTCGTGGTCGACATGCTCGGCTTTGGCGTGATGAAAAAAACCTGCAACAACCTGCCGATCATCTTCGACGTGACCCACGCCCTGCAAAACCGCGACCCGTCCGGCGCTGCCTCCGGTGGCCGCCGCGAGCAAGTGGTCGACCTGGCCCGCGCCGGCATGGCCGTTGGTTTGGCTGGCCTGTTCCTGGAAGCCCACCCCAACCCGGACCAAGCCAAGTGCGACGGCCCAAGCGCCCTGCCGCTGGACAAGCTGGAGCCGTTTTTGGCCCAGATCAAAGCGCTGGACGACCTGGTCAAAGGCTTCCAGCCGCTGGTGATCGCGTAA
- a CDS encoding SDR family oxidoreductase, which produces MSMTFSGQVALVTGAAAGIGRATALAFAREGLKVVVADLDTAGGEATLALIREAGGEGLFVACDVTRDAEVRRLHEQVIATFGRLDYAFNNAGIEIEQGRLAEGSEAEFDAIMGVNVKGVWLCMKYQLPLLLAQGGGAIVNTASVAGLGAAPKMSIYAASKHAVIGLTKSAAIEYAKKGIRVNAVCPAVIDTDMFRRAYEADPRKAEFAAAMHPVGRIGKVEEIASAVLYLCSDGAAFTTGHSLAVDGGATAI; this is translated from the coding sequence ATGAGCATGACCTTCTCTGGCCAGGTAGCCCTGGTCACCGGCGCCGCCGCCGGCATCGGCCGCGCCACCGCGCTGGCTTTTGCCCGTGAAGGCCTGAAAGTGGTCGTGGCCGACCTTGATACAGCCGGCGGCGAAGCCACGTTGGCGTTGATCCGTGAAGCGGGTGGCGAAGGCTTGTTCGTGGCCTGCGACGTGACCCGCGACGCCGAGGTGCGCCGCTTGCACGAGCAGGTGATCGCAACCTTCGGCCGCCTGGATTACGCCTTCAACAATGCCGGCATCGAGATCGAGCAGGGCCGCCTGGCGGAGGGCAGCGAAGCGGAATTTGACGCCATCATGGGCGTGAACGTGAAGGGTGTGTGGTTGTGCATGAAGTACCAGTTGCCGCTGCTGCTGGCCCAGGGCGGCGGGGCGATCGTCAACACCGCGTCGGTGGCGGGGCTGGGGGCGGCGCCGAAAATGAGCATTTACGCCGCGTCCAAGCATGCGGTGATTGGCCTGACCAAATCGGCGGCCATCGAGTACGCAAAAAAGGGCATCCGGGTGAATGCCGTGTGCCCGGCCGTGATCGACACCGACATGTTCCGCCGCGCCTACGAGGCTGACCCGCGCAAGGCGGAGTTCGCCGCTGCCATGCACCCGGTGGGGCGCATCGGCAAGGTCGAGGAAATTGCCAGCGCGGTGTTGTACCTGTGCAGTGACGGGGCGGCGTTTACCACCGGGCACAGTTTGGCGGTGGATGGCGGGGCTACGGCGATTTGA
- a CDS encoding ABC transporter ATP-binding protein: MFELRNVTKSYLTPNGRRYVFRNLSLAIPPGKNIGLIGRNGAGKSTLMRLLGGADVPDSGTIVTDRSISWPVGLAGGFQGSMTGRDNIKFVCRVYGATGEAMREKIRYVQEFAEIGDWIDEPIKTYSSGMRSRVAFGLSMAFDFDYYLIDEVMSVGDAQFKRKCADVFKEKLQKSNVVLVTHSMPEVEKLCDIVLLVRDGAIQVYEDVAEGIKAYNS; this comes from the coding sequence GTGTTCGAGCTTAGAAACGTTACCAAGTCGTACCTCACGCCCAATGGCCGGCGGTATGTGTTCCGCAACCTGTCGCTGGCCATCCCGCCCGGCAAGAACATCGGCCTTATCGGGCGCAACGGTGCTGGCAAGTCCACCCTCATGCGCCTGCTGGGCGGTGCAGACGTGCCCGACTCCGGCACCATCGTCACCGACCGCAGCATCTCGTGGCCGGTGGGTTTGGCTGGTGGCTTCCAGGGCAGCATGACAGGGCGCGACAACATCAAGTTCGTGTGCCGCGTGTACGGCGCCACCGGCGAGGCCATGCGCGAAAAAATCCGCTACGTGCAGGAATTTGCCGAAATCGGCGACTGGATCGACGAACCCATCAAAACCTACTCCTCCGGCATGCGCTCACGCGTGGCCTTTGGCCTGAGCATGGCGTTCGACTTCGATTACTACCTCATCGACGAAGTGATGTCGGTGGGTGATGCCCAGTTCAAGCGCAAGTGCGCCGACGTGTTCAAAGAGAAGTTGCAAAAGTCCAACGTGGTGCTGGTAACCCACTCCATGCCGGAAGTCGAAAAACTCTGCGACATCGTGCTGCTGGTGCGTGACGGCGCCATCCAGGTGTACGAAGACGTCGCCGAAGGCATCAAGGCCTACAACAGCTGA
- a CDS encoding ABC transporter permease, which produces MKPRSSLQIQKSVIFALVLREARSRLGDRRMGAVWLLLEPIVHLLIFSLLFGLLRGRTVSGVEYPVFILVGMAPFLLYRNTALRLMDSLRENRSLFGYKQIKPLDTYVARVIVETCIAATVYAILVFGFAWYGFDMSIHSPLQWVATLALGLLFAFGLGMLLALVTHALPSLKIVIRMAFFPLYFISGVLMPAAYLPQAMMPVLLLNPFLHILELIRAEVLPHYTPVDGVSVTYVVAFTLVLLFLSLGAYRARRMHLISTKNG; this is translated from the coding sequence TTGAAGCCTCGTTCCTCCCTCCAGATCCAAAAGTCGGTCATCTTCGCCCTCGTGCTGCGTGAAGCCCGCTCCCGCCTCGGCGACCGCCGCATGGGCGCCGTGTGGCTGCTGCTCGAACCCATCGTGCACCTGCTGATCTTCTCGTTGCTGTTCGGCTTGCTGCGCGGGCGCACCGTTTCGGGCGTGGAATACCCGGTGTTCATCCTGGTGGGCATGGCGCCGTTCCTGCTTTACCGCAACACCGCCCTGCGCCTGATGGACAGCCTGCGCGAAAACCGCTCGCTGTTTGGCTACAAGCAGATCAAACCCCTCGACACCTACGTGGCCCGGGTGATCGTCGAAACCTGCATCGCCGCTACCGTGTACGCCATCCTGGTGTTCGGTTTTGCCTGGTACGGCTTCGACATGTCCATCCACAGCCCGCTGCAATGGGTAGCCACGCTGGCGCTGGGCCTGTTGTTCGCCTTCGGCCTGGGCATGCTGCTGGCGCTGGTCACCCACGCCCTGCCCAGCCTGAAAATCGTCATCCGCATGGCGTTTTTCCCGCTGTACTTCATTTCGGGCGTGCTGATGCCAGCCGCCTACCTGCCCCAGGCCATGATGCCGGTGCTGCTGCTCAACCCCTTCCTGCACATCCTCGAGCTGATTCGCGCCGAGGTGCTGCCGCACTACACCCCGGTCGATGGCGTGTCCGTTACCTACGTAGTCGCCTTCACCCTGGTGCTGCTGTTCCTTTCGCTGGGTGCCTACCGCGCCCGCAGGATGCACCTGATTTCCACCAAGAACGGTTAA
- a CDS encoding NADP-dependent oxidoreductase, producing the protein MSHPNRRFLLTQRPVGAVRRDNFTFETVPAAEPADGQILVHNKYLSLDPAMRGWMNEGKSYIPPVGLGEVMRALGVGEVVASNHPDYKPGDHVSGALGVQDYFTGTPQGLHKIDPNLAPLPRYLSALGMTGMTAYFALLDVGQPKAGDTVVISGAAGAVGSIVGQIAKLKGCHVVGIAGGAQKCQYLKDELGFDGVIDYKAEDVLAGLKRECPKGVDVYFDNVGGDILDAVLTRINFKARIVICGAISQYNNKEAVKGPANYLALLVNRARMEGFVVMDHAKDYGKAAQEIAGWLATGKVKSKEDVVEGLETFPETLLKLFSGENFGKLVLKV; encoded by the coding sequence ATGAGCCACCCCAACCGCCGCTTCCTGCTCACCCAACGCCCGGTCGGCGCCGTGCGCCGCGACAACTTCACCTTCGAAACCGTACCCGCCGCCGAGCCTGCCGACGGCCAGATCCTGGTACACAACAAGTACCTGTCGCTGGACCCGGCCATGCGCGGCTGGATGAACGAAGGCAAGTCCTACATCCCGCCCGTGGGTTTGGGTGAAGTCATGCGCGCCTTGGGCGTAGGCGAAGTGGTCGCATCCAACCACCCGGACTACAAGCCAGGCGACCATGTGAGCGGCGCCCTGGGTGTGCAGGACTACTTCACCGGCACGCCCCAGGGCCTGCACAAGATCGACCCCAACCTCGCCCCCCTGCCCCGCTACCTCTCGGCACTGGGCATGACCGGCATGACCGCCTATTTCGCCCTGCTGGACGTTGGCCAGCCCAAGGCCGGCGACACCGTGGTCATCTCTGGCGCCGCCGGTGCCGTGGGCAGCATCGTCGGGCAAATTGCCAAACTTAAAGGCTGCCACGTGGTCGGCATTGCCGGTGGCGCGCAAAAGTGCCAGTACTTGAAGGACGAGCTCGGCTTCGACGGTGTGATCGACTACAAGGCCGAAGACGTGCTGGCCGGCCTGAAACGCGAATGCCCCAAAGGCGTGGACGTGTACTTCGACAACGTCGGCGGCGACATCCTTGATGCCGTGCTTACCCGCATCAACTTCAAGGCCCGCATCGTGATTTGCGGCGCCATCAGCCAGTACAACAACAAAGAAGCGGTCAAAGGCCCGGCCAACTACCTGGCCCTGCTGGTTAACCGCGCGCGCATGGAAGGCTTTGTGGTGATGGACCACGCCAAGGACTACGGCAAGGCCGCGCAGGAAATTGCCGGCTGGCTGGCCACGGGCAAGGTCAAGAGCAAGGAAGACGTGGTGGAGGGGCTGGAGACATTCCCCGAGACATTGCTGAAGCTGTTTAGCGGGGAAAACTTCGGCAAGTTGGTGCTGAAGGTGTAA